Genomic window (Chelmon rostratus isolate fCheRos1 chromosome 15, fCheRos1.pri, whole genome shotgun sequence):
aaaagaggagaaacagattCTCTTAGAATATTGGTGTTCAGTGTTCGGCCACCAGGCAGCACCAATTtgaaaaaagcagcttttcaatCCAGACTCACACAGCAGGGGTGACCTGGTCCTGGAAGGAGTGGGCTGGGATCCAGTTGGAGCCTTTGAGGAAAATTGGTTTCCCATTGATGCAGAAATAAAAGCTCAAGCCTGGAGACCCAACAACTGGCTCCTGGACAAGTTCTACTGTACGGAAATATACCTGCAGgagacattttcattcatctttcagttcagtttcatctCTGCGGAACATGTCACCTCCCTCAGTGATTACAGATCATTTCAATAAAGAGCTCAGAGACTCACTTGTTTGATTTCCTAAATGGAGAACCTCACTTCAGTTTATCAAAACTAATCAGAGTTAAGAGTTAGCAGATGATTTGCCACcgtaataaaaataattcaatcCTTAAGACTCAATCAGATTATCtttaatttgatgttttattggcTTCACATAGACAGCGCTTACACCAAACTGCTGTGTCTTATGGCGGATAGGTGCACAGTATCTGGACTTCCGTTCCACTTGCTCCTCTTTTAACTTTTAGAATAACTGAACAAGTGGAAACCTTGACCCcccaccttattgtggtggaggggtttgagtactcaaatgatcctaggagctatgttgtctggggcttattgcccctggtagggtctcccaacgcaaacaggtcctaggtgatgggtcagactaagagcggttccacagcccctatgaaagaaaagaaaacaaggaccATTACGTCGCCTGGActggcgttaccggggccccaccctggagccagaCCTGGGGTTGGGGAAGGAACGGCCTCCctgatctgaacccgagcggcGTTCTGTTActggacttctgtgctagtcacagtttgtccataacgaacaccatattcaagcataagagtgtccatcagtgcacgtggcaccaggacactctaggccggaGGTAAATGATCGACTtcgtggtcgtgtcatctgaccttcggccgaatgtcttggacactcgggtgaagagaagggctgagctgtcaactgatcaccacctggtggtgagttggatccactggtggaggagagagatggacagacttggcaggccaaaacgggtagtgagggtctgttgggaacgtctggcggaaccctctgtcagaggggttttcaacttGCACGCCTTCCGTAGAGATTGCAGGGGCTGAGGAATTTCTAGGcacagccaagggccggagggagtctggtttggggaccacaggatctcatctctgctctttgcagatgatgttgtcctgttggtttcttcgaaccaggacctccagcatgttgGTCCCAgcagctgggatgagaatcagcacctccaagtccgaggccatggttctcgactggaaaagggtggcttgccccctctgggttggaggacAGCTCCTGtctcaagtggaggagttcaagtatcttggggtcttgttcacaagtgagggaaggatggagcgtgagattgacaggcggatcggtgcggtggcagcagtaatgcggtcgttgtactgGTCCGTcgaggtgaagaaggagctgagctgaaaggcaaagctctcgatttaccagtcaatctacgttcctaccctcacctatggtcatgaactttgggtcatgaccgaaagaaaGAGATCTCtgaagtctgggcatccctgcttagactgctgccccgtgacccggccccggataagcggaagaaaatggatggatggatggatggacataGACAGACTGTatgctgtgatgtttgtttATATTAAATACACCTGAAACTGCAGTTCATACCTGTAAATTTACTGTACGTCTTGTACTTTTACTGAGCTGGTCTGGAAATCATCTCAGACCAAAACTGGAGTTTTTATCCTCATTTCCTTTTCAccttttgtgtttctggttaTGTTCAACCTTGAGATTTACCAAACAAATAAATCCTGTTGGCAGAGGAGTGTACAAAACGACGCCAGAATTTTAAAGACACTCCTCTCTGTTTCACCGTTGCAGCTCAACCTTGTGATTTACATTTGTAAAACAATGCCTAAGTAAAATATGAGGAGAATGTGTTGACACACGTGTTGAAAGTGAAGGCAGTGAACTCTCACCTTAGATTCTGTATTCAGGACTAAAAACCCATCCTGAAAGCCTCTGACAGTGAGTTGGTAAAAGGGCTGGTCACCGTGTCCGTTGGGCCACCACAGCTTCACCTGAGCTGTctgaaaggagaagaaaatgtcTCAAAACTTCTCCATCAGTGGTCGGAACTGATTTTTTTGAGATATCAGGCACAACATACATTTCTGAAGATAAAGGTAACCAAAAACTACAAGACTACTTCTCTGGCAACTCCTTTCCCGTCTGTTTTTTACACCCGACAGTTTGACCTGGCTGTATCGAGTACCGTGCAGATGTGTAAGGTGAAGCTGTTCTTGGTCTTTCCCGGGAGAAACTGTGTCTGGAAGGTCTGCTCTGAGTCCAGCTCAGGTATGGAGAGAGTGATCTGGCCATTTGTTGTCTGGACTGCATCGACAAGAATCTCAACCTGGACCCTCCACTGAGAGACATTAAAATctagacagaaacacagattatACAGACTGTTAATCAAAAGACAGAACACATTTAATCACTATGGTGAATGGTCTGAGACACAGGACAATCAAAAACCACGTCCACTGATAAATTGTATCGCATTATACTGGCAGGtgtctattattttgtccaccccattcaTATCAATGAGTTTAATAAGAGTTTCTGTTGTGCAGCTCcttattttttgtatttctaaCCAGAAGGAGcttggtgatgaagatgagctgGACCCTACCATGTAAAGGAACAGAGGAaacctggatgagctgcaggacaTCAAACGCCTCGAGCCGAACTCCCCTCCACAGTCCCATCGTGGGGAAAGAAGGCCCCCAGTCCCAACTGAACGACCTCTGCTCCTTCACCAAAACACAGAGGCTCAATCTGAGACGCACAGCGATATCAATTCTGTTCAAATGTTAGCTTTATTCTGCATATTTAGTTCATTTATTGAAATGTAAACATCAGTAAATGAGGAAGAAAGTGCACACTAAAGGCAGAATTGCATGAAAAAACTCTGAAAATGTGGAGGtctagaaattaaaaaaaacagcaaacatttcacTACAAGACTTTAAAActttaaatcaaatgtaaatagcatttttatttacatatatttatcAAGTTTGACTTGGTGTGATGATTCCTTGGCTGCACAGAAACTTCTTTGTCTAATAATTCACCtcaaagtcacatttaaaatcagattATCTGggtttttaaaaatcaaaatcatcCTCTTCAGCCtttacagctgtttttatttaaccagCAACcaatttaataaaatatataaaaaaaacatcatcaacaaaacaTCTACAGCCAGACGTCCCTGTTTCCAAGTCCTTTAGAATCACATTAAATGAGTCCAGTGAGACCAGATCCTGAAGATTCAGGTCACTTTGAAACCGATTTAAAGCAGAAGGAGCGGCACACTTAAACGCTCTCAGTACGGCCCTTAAGGACAGTTAGTGGGACTAAGTCCTGGGAGCAAAGACAACGATTTCAAATATGTTGGAGATGGAAGCAGACCAAACCTTATAAATAAGAATATGCCAAAGGCGAAGTTTACAGGTGGACAAAGCAGACAAGCCAACCGGAGCATAAAATGTCAATGATGAGGCTTTGAAATTTGTAATAAATCTCAGTGCTATGACAGAATCCAGTGTGTGGAGGCGTTGTAAAGATGCATGAATGTATATAATATCACCACAGTGATGCAGACATGAAGGTGGActgttttactttcagtttttcacagcagatttaAACTGTGGTGGGACAAACTTCTTATCTGATGAAACCAACATACTTTTCTGATGAAATTGACATGACATTCCCCCTTCTGGACATCTGGAGGACATTCAGGAGGAACTCTGTAGGCAGAATGAGCTCTTCTCTGCTCGGACGCATAGAGAACTGGAGACAACAAGCTGACTTGCAGCACATTATTGTCGTCCTTCAGCAAGTCTCTCACTGGGAAGTCCTACActccaaaaacaaagaaagcaaacatgtgAGGCACTCAGGTAAAGACAATATGAACGGTGCATCGTGAACTGCTTATTTTCCAGTGAACGTACGTATCTACGAAACATGTTGTCTGTCTTCCCGACAGTGATTCCATTGAGCGAAATCGATGCTACAGTGTCAACACCGTCAAAGACTAGAAGAACCTTCTGTGCGGCCCTGttaatacagaaaacacacacctgagtcAGGAACAGTGCAaagaaaatactttcaaaataacAGGAATCATGACACTGACCTCAGGTGGGCAGACCCAGTAAATGTGGTTGTGTATGTCCAGTTGTCAAAGGCAATCCACCGATAAGACACATCGTTGAACCTGAAATACGGGtcctgaaagaaaagaaaaacaaatttattaatttatttcacagtTGTGACTGACACCTGCTGCATGTGCTGACATTTTCATGCCAACAAAGGGCTGTAAAAACGGTAAACTTCATTGCAAAAAGTCTAGGATCGATGTTGTCATGTACGTCATACAGTGTGAACATTTCAAGccagaggttggagaagcggcttgtgaccggagggtcgctggttcgattccccccaccggactggcaaagaaacttgggtgtggtggagtatcccctcccccccattagccggctgatgtgcccttgagcaacgCACTTAACCCCCtctatatgctccccgggcgcctgatgcggcactgctcctgctcctgtgtgttcactgcatgttgcatgtgcatgtgtgtgtttcaagtacagtgatggatgaaatgcagaaaataattcccagtttgggatcaataaagtgaataaaataaaaaataaaaattaaatttcCTTCTCTACCTGATTAACTTTCACATACCAAACATTATTGTTTCACAGGCAAGAAGACAATTAATAGCTGCCAAAAACACCTGTAATGACAGATATTATTACTGACCAAAACTATTCAAACAAAGAACCACTGCTATTTAGTCAATATTTATCTTTAATAAAAGTGGTATTAAGGGCAACTTAAAGTAACATAAGAACTCATTGGACAGCTTATGAAAGATTTTTACATTGTGGGTTAATATTTAGTTTACTGACTAAGAGTACTTCCTGCTTAAAGAAATGACTACTTAGAAAATCAAGTATAATAAAGGGAATAGAAAACATAAGAGTGCAGTTCTACCCTGGTATAAATTGATTGATTTGCTTACCTGGATGTATCCCAGCTGCTGTAGAGCTGAATGAACGCATCCAGGAACCTCCGCAGGCAGCGACAGTGAACCGTTGGAGTTTGACAGACTCCATTTACCGTTCAGACGCACAGTTACAGAAGAAAACCCGGGTAAAACTCccgaaaacaaacacaacaaaacaccaaaaacacaaacacaaatgtttccACTCAGAGTCATAGTTTCTGGTTTACTGTAGGCATGGTAAGCGAcgggaaaacaaaaaaactaaaaaaaaaaaaaaacgtactTTCTAGGTTTGTTGTGTTAACTGAACGGGCTCTTCCTTGTTTGTCACGTGACCCCCTCGTGACAGTCAGCTGATCAGAGCTGCTTCACGAGGGACAGGTCTTGGCGCGAAATGGTTCGacattgtttgatttgttctgATTTACCTGAACGGTGGAGTTCAGTGAGCTTGTATTTTTGCTTTACTTGTagagaaaaataagatgaaTGGGGTATGAGAAGGGTCATAAgagcaataaaaaaatcaataaggATATGTTTCGTGAATAATTTAACAGGTGAGATTCTTAAATACTGCATAAAAATCAATGTTCCTAGTCCTTTACATGTCTAAAATcgtgataattaaaaaaaactaaactttcGACTTGCCTATAGTgtactgaaaatgttttaattgtgatttttttaaaataaaaattactggaaaacctttatttaaaggGTTAAATTATGACAAGAAATGGTAGTGATAATTATAGTAAGTTTCTTAGGTTTTACTTGGGGAAAGTAAAATAATATATAGGATTTTCATGGCAGAAAGTAAATCAGTATTTAGCATGTTGTACAACACCAAAATGTGTGTGCCATTACAAAAGAGATGTTTTAAAAACTGGTCTATTTACATTACTTCAACTGATGACCTGTCTCTTTTTATCCAAATGTATGTTTGGTCCATTAtttcattcataaataaatgtatcACAGTGAGGCactttttcacagaaaaactgaaaatattatTGTGTTAAAATCTTGTCAGTTTCCTTCAGAGCACAAAAACTATTGAAAACAGCCTTTACCTCTGAGGAATTAAACCTTCAACATGTACAAAAATGTCCCTAAAACATTTGAGGATTTACTGAATAAGAGAGCTGATGGAGATTCTCCTTTGTTTGACAGGCCAAGAGGTTTATCAAAggataaaaaagaaatagaaagcCTTTGAGGGGAACCAAACATGTTCCAACTTCCAGCCTGACAATCCATTTAATTTGCAGAAACATATCAGatacaatatatattttttaattaattaattaatgatcAGAAGAACATACTGACGTCACACCAGTCCAAGAGGCAGATCAGGAGCCACCAGCCAGTTTTCTAAATCTTTTTGAGGGTTGGCATTTCCCcatttcagatgttttccactttgaaatgaaaaggtaTAATTTTGCTAATTTGAAACTTTAATATTCTGAATTTATGAGCATGGCAAAAGACAGGTATCTCTACAAGTGCTCTGGGAGATCAGGAATCAGGAagcctttattgtcattacacaagtgcaacgaaattatATTCGGTTACAACCCGTCCCAcaggacacaaaggcacaaaagtCAGTAAACATCAAGCCCACATAGTCCACCCAGTTAACCAGCAGGATCATCATGGGGTCGATGTAATGTTCAGTGTCGGGAGACCAGTCGCATCAGATTCTACTAAGTGTGTGCAGAGTAAATGACTAACATCATCAATTTTGGGTTGAAAAGCTCTTACTGGTGCATGCTCAAGCCGAGTGTTAAGAACcatggtgattttttttcttttctttttttctttttacctccATACAAAACGGGAGTAGAAACTTCACAGAAACTGGCACGTGTCCTAGAGAGAAAACACGCGCAGGTAGAAAAATGGGGTATAATGCTCTGATTTCTCACTGTTTGCTGCTATTTTATAGACCAGACAATTAATCGAGAAAATGGTCTGGAGattaaatgataatgaaaacaaccGTTAGATGTGGTGAGTATGATTGCAGTCTCAATAATTATTTTAAGGCATTGGAAACTAGCTAAAGCTCCAGATTGAAGGTTTGGGTAAAGGTAAAAGGTAATTTTGTTCTTGTTCCCTGCTCCATGTAGTCTAGTCCTGTGACCCTGAAACAATATAAAGATCTACCTGCTTCCATGCACCAATTTCTCCTTAAATTAATGCAGAATAACAAAGTACATTGTTGAAACCATACATGTTTAGATTGATTTCTTTTTAGGAAGCCATGGGTGCCTTCATTTCAGTATACCATTGAAATTAGCTGGCAAAAGACTTGAGCTCATTGGAGGCAAAAATCACTCACAGTAAgtgatttgttgcatttttaaatcGTCGTTTCGCTGCATGGTGATGGAGCTGCCAGCACAGACTGTTGAAAACACTAAGTTTCGAGTGTTGACATCTGAACATTCACAATCTGTTCAAACATCAACCATTTCAAACAAGGAACCCAACTTGTATGATCCTAACTGCTGGTCTGCAAGGCTTCGGTTTCAGACATCATAGCTCATGAATGCAGTACGTCTTGGCAGCTAAATGTTGGCGTGTCTTCGAGTGCACCACCAACAAAATTCTTCATCACTGTCCCTGCTGACAACTCCTTTACCATGcaacaataacagtgaaaaaTCAAGGCAAGCCAGTTTAACTATGGTGGATCATGTCAATTCTTTACATGTTGATTTTCTAATCATactgaaaagaataaaatttatcatcatcatcatgtcacCTGGCCCGGCTGGTCTCAGGTCAGTATACGTCCCTTAAAGATGTGATGGCGAGAGATCTGGAGAGTTCTGCGATGCTGGTGGGACGCCACGAGGTAAAACCGACCGTCCTGTTTCTAGAAACCATCAGGAAGCCGTTGGAGCTGAAGCGTCCGGGGATGTTCCCCACATCGAGCCAGACGAAAGGAGCCACAGAGGCAGAGTGGAGGGTGACGGAGTACCCCGCCTCATCCTCCTGCACCTCAGCCTGCAGGGAAACACGCacatatacacgcacacacacacacacacacaagtgagcGTGATGCAATCAGCGGCAACATCTTAAAGCACCAGAGTCTCATCCACAATGTGTGTCTGGAGGAGTTGATAGCTGCTGGTCttccctccctcactcactctctccttAATGCTCACATTTCCTTAATGTTACTGCCAAAATAAAGGCACAAATGCCACAAATACAGTCCGATCAACATTTGAAATCCTGTTTGACTTGTCTCCTGTTGACATTCATCATAGGGGTCACTTATGCTTAATGTGTCAGAATGAAGGTGTAACTCAGAAATCACATTACTGAGATCAGCATAGCCATGAACACAGATCCCTTTCCCTTCCTTTATACATTTCTCTGACTTCAATAATGTTCATCTTTCATAAATGACTGTGAGAAGTGTCTCTGTCAGCTGACCTGGAAACTCATTTGTGTTATGCTGTTTGCTTAATGACAGAATCAGTGTAAGGCTCCTCAGTTACACTTGCTCCCATAATAGAGCAAGATTAAAATAGAATAGATTGAACAGAAAAAGGACATAAGAAATATCTTAGagaatgtaaaaatatgcaagaaatgtgtaaaaataggTACTATACAGCAATATAAAtcaatcacaaacaaacaatatgaatgtaaatatttaaactgTACTATGCTATAATAAATAGCAACTGTCTATACAGAAATATATGTTGTGCAACATTTTACATCAAGTAACAAGAATAATAGAGTACTATTACTGTTAAtactaataatataatattaataataaaagtaatgtataataataataataataagaagaagaagaagagctgaatAATGCAGTATAATAAGCAGTATAaataacatacatatatacagcgGGATTAAGGACACAGTAGTTAAGTAATTAATTGAactgtttgtatatttttttttgtcctttaaaTTTAGTGATGTTTCTGGATTTGCTTCCATCATGAGTCATTTTCTGCCTCATCTTCAGAGGCGGAGTTAATGGACTATTCCATCGCTGCTCCTGTGCATTACTTAAACTCTGTACATGAATAAACAAAGCAGTCCTGGTTATCGGGGGTCTTACTGTGATGTTGGCTCTCTGGAGTCCCTCAGCGTCTTTGGGTGAGCAGAGGAAGTGGTGGTTGGTGGGACCCCGCTGGCCGCTGCTGTCCTCCAGGTGAAAGGTGAGCAGGCAGGTGAGGCGGGTGCAGCGTCCACACCCTGCCAGCAGGGCGGTGACTGGCTGTTTATAAATGACCGCAGCGCTGCCTCCGGGGACCAGGAGCCGATCTGACATCAGCGTGCACACCGGATCCAGGTCAGTCCAGGAGTACACGGTCACCTGATTGACAAAAGAACAGTTTCTGCTGATGTGTCAGATCAATATCAAATCCACCAGGTAGTGTTGCACATTACTGATGGTGGAGGTGAGAATATGAGATGATCTGTGGTTGACATTGGTTTAAATTTACAGTTCAAATGATCTACAAACCATTTCAGAAGTGTTTACATTGTTATGTTCAATTCAGTCAAAAAACAAATTGACTTTTTTTAGTGACATTAAAGTTCAACATCCACACTCAGAAACTGAATCAAACCTGGCAATAACTACAGTTTAAAAAGTCATGCatctttttttgcattgcagcagcataaataaactaaattgaTGCACTCTATGTCatctatttttacctatattttattattctactCTTTGGTtgtatgcattgtctttattttcatccttattctatcttacttttactgttattagcaagtgggttttattctccgtCTTATTTTGCACTTATTGTAAACCGTTTGCACAGAAGCGTCTGTAAAATAAACTCAACGTAAAGATAAAGCTTACTACTGAAAACATACCACAGCCCTGAGCTTCAGGTCGTGACTCAGATCGGAGACGGCGTAGATCAACAGTGTGCCGTTGTCCTCAAAGCCGACCGGCAGGACGGCGGCAAAGAAGTTCTGTGCaaaataatgcagcattttccaTTTGCCCCCAAactctgcacgcacacacacacacagaaggaaatGATACCTGATTATTTAGCATCAACGACCGCTAATCCCAAGTAATTATAAGTCTGAATGCAGgaatcagaaacacaaaccaGTTCAACAAAGAAATGATGAAGCAGGCGTCTCTGTGCTGTTTAGGCATCACTCACCGATCGAGGACCAGGATGGCGCCTGCCAAATGTCGTTGAGCTGCCAGTAGAGAGCACCCATAGTATGACCTTTGCCCTCAATGATCTCGCTCTGACTCCGCCGGTAAAACTCAGTCTGAGTCTTCATACACTGAGCCTGCATGACCTGGACGTGCAATATAATATCAGGTACACTGCATTAAAAGATCTGATGGTTTACAGGCAGGGTTTTACTCAGTGGACCATTTTCATAGTGTTAGATTATTAAGTCTGCATTGACCTTGAAACCTTGAAAACCTACTTTACTGAGATAGCAGTATATTGTTGTTGAGGCCATGATTATGGGGAAAAGTGCAGCGCCTGCACCAAAGTcaacataataaagacaaaaatagcctaaaacactgaataaagTCATGATTgttattcagcttttttgttGAAACATATGTTTCATCCTAACCCAGAAGAAAATGTCCCAAAGCTTGGTTAAATAACCTCTTTTAGATTCACATTAAAGCCAAATTATTTGTTGCTTAGGTCCTATTTCTCTGTAGAGACTTAAAACCTAAAGTAAGACAAAGATAATCTACATTTTCAGGATTAAATTCTTACATCTGCAGGCTTGACTTAAGGTTATGGTACCAATATCAGATCAAACATGCTCAACTGTCCTGAGTTGGCTAACTCACTACAGACCAGGAAGTGCAACAGTCTTGCTATGGTTAGCTCTGCATAAACAAAAATAGTTAAACATTACACTAGAAGCGAGTACACTCAGGTGACAGGGTGTGTACTGTGGGGTGATTATATTATGAATCTATTTGTTTGTAAGTGAAAATGCTGTGACTGTCCTGATCATTTCTCATTGTTTAACTACCTGAAAGGTAACAGACAACATACATACAACAACATAATTTAGAGAGGGAAGACCAATGGTctgaaagaggagtgaaggaggtcATCTACATAAAAATGAAGACACCAGATGGTGACAGCCTTTACGACCGTCATAAAGGCTGTCGAAGAAGCTCCCTTTATTCAACCCTCCTCTGATAATGAAGAAATCCTacattttctgatgaaaaaaTCTGTATACTTGTATGTCCCCACCACTTTCCATACAGTCCCAGTAAAACATGACAGCGAGCCTGCAATACGAGGACTCTGTaagtgaagcagctaaatggaattcagccatcacaTAGCTTTAGTATTCACACTTCTGCTTTTCCCACTGTGACATGGCAAAATGTCCCTAATGAAAAGGGCCTGCTGGAGCACACGGAGAAAACTTTTGAACAGCCACATTTGGAGCCGAGTTGTGAGTGTTTGATGGTGAAGATGGAGGACGGGGAAAGCTTTAAAGCAGCCGAACCTCGTGCTGTATGGAGAGAACTGACCTCACCGTTTCCTCCGTGGTCTCAGATCAGTAAAcaaaaatgtacagtttttatgTTACGTAATTTGTGGGTGCCGAAGTCCATATTCTTCACTTCACACCGTACATACTGTACCATCTGGAGCTACTGTACCTGTGCACGAACGTTAGCTAAAAGAATGAGACATGAGGTGAAGGTCTGTGCGACCTACCTGAGTGATATAGAGAGTGTCCGTGAACCTCTTCATGGGATCTGTGGAGTTTGGCAGGTTGAGGTGTAAAGCAGCCTGCAGTAACATCTGCTGGTTCCCGTTCTCATGGTGCTGACGGTGGGAAGTGAAATTACTGCTGAAGCTCCAGTCTTCTTTTATGGAAATCTGaaacatcacacagacagaagctttacaccactgaaaatgacaaagaaactACGGGCTCTGCAGGTGTGACCTTCCTCTAAAGCTAGTCTGCCACCTTCACTGTTTTACCTGGAGAATAAAGCGCTCCAGGCTACTGGACAAAGCTTTTTCTGtacaaataaaatcataaaatgaacaatattCCACTTTATCTGACATGTTTTACTTTCAAAAAAAGAATACATGCAACAGATCTATATAACAACACACCTTGTTAACCGGCTGATCAATCACTGCATCTCCACCCTCCAAAAAAATAGAACGATCTCTCTAGTGAATAATTAGAGGATATCTCAGATTCTGAATACAAATCACAAACCGGCTGCAGAGTGGAGAAGGACGGCCAGGACTGGAAGCCATATTCAGAGACGAAACGAGTTCTGGGGACAGTCCGCCAATCCCAGCAGTCCAGGGTGTAGTTGAAGAAATGCGTGTCCCCATAAAGAGGGTCGTAGGGGTTCGCTGCCACCCATCCTTCCTGCTCCGATTCAGGCCCGTTTGTCGGACTGGAGACGAGGAACGGGCGACTCTGGTCCTCCTGAAGGAGATATTAGACAGTCGCTTCTTAAATCAGAAAACTGCATAATGATATAATCTGTAACCCTTTCAAATGTAAATCTGTGACTCTCACCTGTTGAACTATCGTCCTGATGTTATTCACGTACAGCGTCACGTAGTCTTTCAAGTACACGGGCCTCTGGGACGCCGGGATGCTGAACCTGTCTGTCGCCAGAGCAGCTTCGTTTTCATTGTTCCCGCTCCAGATTATTATGGAAGGATGAGACTTGAGCCGCTGAACCTGatgagtaaaaatgtgttttgattgaACATACTGAATCCGAAGTCgtgcttttcttcatttcataatagagtaaaattaaataaacacactgctcACCTGTTGG
Coding sequences:
- the LOC121618211 gene encoding beta-mannosidase-like, coding for MSGNICVCVFGVVLCLFSGVSSGFSVSLNGKWSLSNSNGSLSLPAEVPGCVHSALQQLGYIQDPYFRFNDVSYQWIAFDNWTYTTTFTGSAHLRAAQKVLLVFDGVDTVASISLNGITVGKTDNMFRRYDFPVRDLLKDDNNVLKVSLLSPVLYASEQRRAHSAYRVPPECPPDVQKGECHVNFIRKEQRSFSWDWGPSFPTMGLWKGVRLEAFDVLQLIQVSSVPLHDFNVSQWRVQVEILVDAVQTTNGQITLSIPELDSEQTFQTQFLPGKTKNSFTLHICTTAQVKLWWPNGHGDQPFYQLTVRGFQDGFLVLNTESKVYFRTVELVQEPVVGSPGLSFYFRINGKPIFLKGSNWIPAHSFQDQVTPAVLRNLLQSAVDTNMNALRIWGGGVYEQDLFYSICDEMGIMVWQDFMFACALYPTEDDFIQTVREEVIQQVQRLKSHPSIIIWSGNNENEAALATDRFSIPASQRPVYLKDYVTLYVNNIRTIVQQEDQSRPFLVSSPTNGPESEQEGWVAANPYDPLYGDTHFFNYTLDCWDWRTVPRTRFVSEYGFQSWPSFSTLQPISIKEDWSFSSNFTSHRQHHENGNQQMLLQAALHLNLPNSTDPMKRFTDTLYITQVMQAQCMKTQTEFYRRSQSEIIEGKGHTMGALYWQLNDIWQAPSWSSIEFGGKWKMLHYFAQNFFAAVLPVGFEDNGTLLIYAVSDLSHDLKLRAVVTVYSWTDLDPVCTLMSDRLLVPGGSAAVIYKQPVTALLAGCGRCTRLTCLLTFHLEDSSGQRGPTNHHFLCSPKDAEGLQRANITAEVQEDEAGYSVTLHSASVAPFVWLDVGNIPGRFSSNGFLMVSRNRTVGFTSWRPTSIAELSRSLAITSLRDVY